One region of Eupeodes corollae chromosome 1, idEupCoro1.1, whole genome shotgun sequence genomic DNA includes:
- the LOC129953642 gene encoding uncharacterized protein LOC129953642, giving the protein MASFRKELPAIQHIKIPRWIKTNNTQKSMELHHGFSDASEKDYGAAVFMRVLDSSGKIHMHLLISKTKVAPLRTVSLRRLELCGAILLAYLLRYTKGVLDNTYAKLFLVRLNDHVGMD; this is encoded by the coding sequence ATggcaagttttcgaaaagaattACCTGCCATACAACACATAAAAATCCCAAGAtggattaaaacaaacaacacgCAAAAATCAATGGAATTGCATCATGGCTTCAGTGACGCGTCTGAAAAGGATTATGGTGCAGCAGTTTTCATGCGTGTCCTTGACAGCTCTGGAAAGATCCACATGCATTTACTTATATCTAAAACAAAAGTTGCTCCATTGAGAACAGTCAGTCTGCGGCGACTTGAACTGTGTGGAGCCATACTTCTAGCATATCTGCTACGCTACACAAAAGGAGTACTTGACAACACATATGCAAAACTGTTCCTGGTCAGACTCAATGATCACGTTGGCATGGATTAG